A part of Octopus sinensis linkage group LG7, ASM634580v1, whole genome shotgun sequence genomic DNA contains:
- the LOC115214215 gene encoding 40S ribosomal protein S16, whose translation MNSAPKQPIQAVQVYGRKKTATAVAHCKRGRGLIKVNGRPLENLEPQILRYKLQEPLLLLGKDRFSAVDIRVKVKGGGHVAQIYAIRQAISKALVAYYQKYVDEASKKEIKDILVQYDRSLLVADPRRCEPKKFGGPGARARYQKSYR comes from the exons ATGAA taGTGCTCCAAAGCAACCCATACAGGCTGTACAAGTCTACGGACGTAAA aaaactgCCACTGCTGTTGCTCATTGTAAACGTGGTCGCGGTTTAATCAAAGTCAATGGTCGTCCATTGGAGAATCTAGAGCCACAGATTTTACGCTATAAG CTACAAGAACCACTATTATTGCTCGGAAAAGACCGATTTTCTGCAGTTGATATTAGAGTAAAGGTGAAAGGTGGTGGTCATGTTGCCCAGATTTATG CTATCCGTCAGGCTATCTCTAAAGCTCTTGTTGCCTACTACCAGAAAT atgtAGATGAAGcatcaaagaaagaaatcaagGACATTCTTGTTCAGTACGACAGGTCTCTACTTGTAGCTGATCCCAGGCGCTGCGAGCCCAAAAAGTTTGGTGGTCCTGGTGCTCGTGCTCGTTACCAGAAATCCTACcgttaa